A window from Desertifilum tharense IPPAS B-1220 encodes these proteins:
- the glmS gene encoding glutamine--fructose-6-phosphate transaminase (isomerizing): protein MCGIVGYIGTQVASEILLSGLEKLEYRGYDSAGIALIWEGQTQTIRAKGKLNNLREKLMGVDIPARVGIGHTRWATHGKPEEYNAHPHMDTAMRVAVVQNGIIENYRELRETLKAKGHQFRSDTDTEVIPHLIAEYLKSVDGSGGSPFLEAVRQAVNELEGAFAIAVVCADYPDELIVARQQAPLVLGFGQGEFFCASDTPALIPHTRAVLPLENGELARLTPLGAEVYSFGGERVQKYPRTLNWNPVLVEKQGFRHFMLKEIYEQPGVVRTCLEAYLNPDWEANQESPIKLGLPEHFYQDLEQVQILACGTSWHASLVGKYLLEQLAEVPTMVQYASEFRYAPPPITANTLTIGVTQSGETADTLAALAMEQQRRSGKTSQYQARLLGITNRPESSLAQMVAQIIDTHAGIEIGVAATKTFVAQLMAFYFLALDLAYRRQTLPLERIAEIIAGLRQLPAEVELILESQERYIEELAHEFNETQDFIFLGRGINFPIALEGALKLKEISYIHAEGYPAGEMKHGPIALLDAKVPVVAIAMPGSLYEKVLSNAQEAKARDARLIGVTPKDVPQATEIFDDLLPVPKMEELLSPILTVIPLQLLAYHIAARRGLDVDQPRNLAKSVTVE from the coding sequence ATGTGTGGAATTGTTGGTTATATCGGCACCCAAGTTGCTAGCGAGATTTTACTGTCTGGTTTAGAAAAACTGGAGTATCGCGGCTATGACTCCGCAGGTATTGCTTTGATTTGGGAAGGACAAACCCAAACTATTCGCGCCAAGGGGAAACTAAACAACCTCCGCGAGAAGTTAATGGGGGTGGATATTCCCGCAAGAGTTGGAATTGGACATACCCGTTGGGCAACGCATGGTAAACCGGAAGAATATAACGCCCATCCGCACATGGATACGGCGATGCGGGTGGCGGTCGTGCAAAATGGGATTATTGAAAACTACCGCGAATTACGGGAAACGCTGAAAGCGAAAGGACATCAGTTTCGTTCGGATACCGATACGGAAGTGATTCCGCATTTAATTGCAGAGTATTTGAAAAGCGTTGATGGTTCTGGGGGTTCGCCCTTTTTAGAAGCGGTACGCCAAGCGGTGAATGAGTTAGAAGGGGCATTTGCGATCGCAGTTGTCTGTGCAGATTACCCCGATGAACTCATTGTCGCCCGTCAGCAGGCTCCTTTGGTACTAGGATTTGGTCAAGGTGAATTTTTCTGTGCTTCCGATACTCCGGCATTAATTCCCCACACTCGCGCAGTTCTGCCATTGGAAAATGGCGAATTAGCCCGTTTAACTCCCCTAGGGGCAGAAGTTTACAGCTTTGGGGGCGAACGAGTCCAGAAATATCCCCGTACCCTGAATTGGAACCCGGTGTTAGTGGAAAAACAAGGGTTCCGGCATTTTATGCTCAAGGAAATCTACGAGCAACCGGGGGTGGTTCGTACCTGTTTAGAAGCCTATCTCAATCCCGACTGGGAAGCCAACCAAGAATCGCCGATTAAACTAGGCTTACCCGAACATTTCTATCAAGATTTAGAACAAGTGCAAATTCTGGCTTGCGGTACCAGTTGGCACGCGAGTTTAGTGGGTAAGTATTTGCTAGAACAGTTAGCAGAAGTTCCCACAATGGTGCAATATGCCTCAGAGTTTCGCTACGCACCGCCCCCAATTACAGCCAATACGCTTACCATTGGCGTAACGCAGTCTGGAGAAACCGCCGATACCCTAGCGGCGCTGGCGATGGAACAGCAACGCCGCAGCGGTAAGACTTCGCAATATCAAGCGCGCCTGTTGGGAATTACCAACCGTCCAGAAAGTTCCCTAGCGCAGATGGTAGCGCAAATTATTGATACCCATGCGGGAATTGAAATTGGCGTGGCGGCGACGAAGACGTTTGTAGCGCAGTTGATGGCGTTTTACTTCCTGGCGTTAGATTTAGCCTACCGTCGCCAAACCCTACCACTAGAGAGAATTGCAGAAATTATTGCAGGTTTGCGCCAACTCCCGGCGGAGGTGGAACTGATTTTAGAAAGTCAGGAACGCTATATTGAGGAGTTGGCTCACGAGTTTAATGAGACGCAAGACTTTATTTTCCTCGGACGCGGGATTAATTTCCCCATCGCCTTAGAAGGGGCGCTGAAACTCAAGGAAATCAGCTATATTCACGCTGAAGGCTATCCGGCTGGGGAGATGAAACACGGCCCGATCGCGCTATTAGATGCTAAGGTGCCTGTAGTGGCGATCGCAATGCCCGGTAGTCTCTACGAAAAGGTGTTATCCAATGCCCAAGAAGCCAAAGCCAGAGATGCGCGCTTAATTGGGGTAACGCCCAAAGATGTCCCCCAAGCCACGGAAATCTTTGACGATCTCCTCCCCGTTCCCAAGATGGAAGAG